ttgatcgattacaccaatctgcaatattcaacattgacatgagttttgaatgtgaattaaacaaaaggggcgaataaggtacgacccatgtgttgtcaacttcgatgtgttgttaacgtcgatattcacgcctctaaatgctaaatgttctgccattgtcgtctggtgagtgacgccgatacagttaatatccatcatttcccattcccgtttccgaaagaaaagcacaagagtagtgtttcgtgcatttattgtcaaacatacaaaccaaagtgggattgtaaggttcgcaaggtccatgaatcatattggttttcaccacttcgtataattctggatctatctctgaatcaggaatttccgctgaaattatttcatcaatttgatctggtgtaatcaccatccgcatccaaagaagaatgtgtgcgtgcggcaaacctcttttttgctactcaacagaacacattcagcatctaacagcatcatatataccataggttgcttcaagataaagaccatcaaacatcgcagctattgtttaaaaagtcgtgctgtgatatcgttacgatcgctagctgattgaccgcgatccataattccgcacgtatgtcatcgcattttgggagtacttcttgcctttctttgggctgccatatgttgatggcaaaaagaacgccgaccaatattagcgccacctcttcgtggcttcgtaacaaatttcaatctgtaattgatcacatcgtctcaaacatacataaagttttcactgaataattttcaataatttttcctttggatagccggaataaaaaagtaagcgaccgcaattgaacgattcatataatttacaaatcaaaatattgaaaaacaaaacaaacaaaaatttaaaaaaatgtgtatggaaaatgttactttttggaattgtctaattttccgacttctcctcatgaaaagtataaggtattttgtttctaaacctttcccgatccacaacaaacaacctttaaaaatttcattaagattggttcaaccgttctcttagtgttactaacaaacaaacattcatatttattgtaacgattgtatggggaaaagaaaagggctgtttttaggggttttccggaaactattcgaatttttctcgccgtaaaaaccatccttgaacttcaacaaacatttaagaaaaagaatggccaaattggtccaggcgttattgagttatgcgcgtacatacatttttggtattcatttttatttatatagattaaaGCGGTCTGtgtagttttttatttctattataatatatacatgcTTACAGTGATATTTAAGTTAAAGTGTAATTCACTATGAAGTgttctatataaaatattattgctttggttaattttcctttttatacaTAGATTAAGCAACATCAAGAAACTCAAAAACACAAGTTTAAAGCTGAAGCCAAAAAAACATCTGGTGCATTAAAGAATTTCCTTACATCAAGTACTGAGTCGAATTCTTCAGTATCAAGTGAAGGTAACAATATTGCAGCAGTGGAATTAGCATTAACTTTTCACACAGTGACACAACATATCTTACAACAGCATGGACTGCACTAATAAACTATGCAGAGTTGTCTATGCAGATTCCAAAATAGCCAATAAAATACGCCTGGGCAGAAAAAAATGGAAGCTATAGTGACGGATGTATTAGGTCCCTATTCCGTGGAAAGTgtaataaatgatttgaaagacaaaaatatatttttctgtatTTAGACAGATGCATCAAACAAAAAGAACATTAAACTCTTTCCTTTGGTGATACAATATTTTTCCATAACTATAGGAATCGAACAAAAACTGTTAGATTTTTACGAAAATTCTAACGAATCCGCCGATGGTATGTTTGAAGCTATTAAGAAGTCTATGAACTCTTTAAAACTGTCACTCAACCAAGTATCGGGACTAAGTGCTGACAATTGTAATGCAAATTTTGGTATTCACCACTCATTgtacacaaatattaaaaaagaagccCCAAATGTAATAAAAGGAAACTGTAATGCACATATCGTCCATAATACAGTGAAACATGCTTTGAGCCACTTGTCTTGTGAtgtagaaaatattgttttgaaaatatacagTCATTTCTCAGTTTCCGCTTGTAGACGAGAAGACTTGAAGCCATTTGTTTCTCAGGTTGACGGCGAATTTCACGAAATTAAACGCCATATTGGTACACGTTGGTTACCCCTACTTCCAGCCGTTGACACTTTACTGATTAATTGGGAAGCCAtactaaattatttcaaaagtttAAGTGATGATTGTCcgataattattcaaaaattgttaaatataaacGACCCACAGGAACGGAAAGTTATTGGAATTTATCTACACTTTACAAATcatatgttaaatatatttaataaaacaataaaacgcTTAGAAGGAAATGGTGTAACCATATTGGAAGTCTATAATGTTATGAATggtttaaaaaatgaattagAACAAAAAACTGATAAATACTTCGGTTATGAATCAAAGGTGAGATTACAACAAATTGAAAAGTCATCACCAGAAACAGCCAAAATTGTTATCAAtaacttttgcatttttattaatatcagCATAAGttattttaaacaagtaagaaagggctaagttcgggtgtcaccgaacattttatactctcgcgtgataaagtgataatcgagatttcattatacgtcatttacatatttttcaaataccgtatttttgtagttttattccgctatcatcattggttcctaatgtactatatattatacagagaaggcatcagatggaattcaaaatagcgttatattggaagaaggcgtggttgtgaaccgatttcacctatatttcgtacatgtcatcagggtgttaagaaaatattatataccgaatttcattgaaatcggtagagtagttcctgagatatggtttttggtccataagtgggcgaggccacgcccattttcaatttaaaaaaaaagcctgggtgcagcttccttctgcaatttcttccgtaaaatgtagtgtttctgacgtttttggttagtccgttaacgcacttttagtgattttcaacataacctttgtatgggaggtgggcgtggttattatccgatttcttccatttttgaactgtatatggaaatgcctgaaggaaacgactctatagagtttggttgacatagctgtagtagtttctgagatatgtataaaaaagttagtagggggcggggccacgcccacttttccaaaaagattacgtccacatatgcccctccctaatgcgatcctttgtgccaaatttcactttaatatctttatttatggcttagttatgacactttataggttttcggtttccgccattttgtgggcgtggcagttggccgattttgcccatcttcgaacttaaccttcctatggagccaaggaaccaagtttcatcatgatatctcaatttttgctcaagttacagcttgcacggacggacggacggacggacagacagtcatccggatttcgactctactcgtcgttTAGtcactttgaaaaaataattcaaaaaactgAATTAAACGACAAGTTAAATATTAAGATGGATGACTTATATTCCGAAACTATAAGACTTAAAGAAatccaaagaaaataaaaaaatagtaacaatGAATTTTCAGAGAAAAGTACTGCTGAAAAATGGCAATATGTCTTTAAAAATGCAGGTGATGatgtaataaatgtaaaaaaaattatgagctaCATATTCTCTGTTCCCGCCACTTCAGCTTTTATTGAAAGAGTGTTTTCAATAATGAATCTAAAGTGGCGAGAAGAAAGGAACAGAGCTgctttaactttaataaaaaacgaGCTATTTATAAATTGTAACCTTAATTATGattgccaaaat
The sequence above is drawn from the Bactrocera tryoni isolate S06 unplaced genomic scaffold, CSIRO_BtryS06_freeze2 scaffold_11, whole genome shotgun sequence genome and encodes:
- the LOC120779435 gene encoding uncharacterized protein LOC120779435 isoform X2; its protein translation is MLFFPKMCSSDSDIPATPKKKLMQKYKPEWEKQCTICAVNFTIGSGGIGQIKQHQETQKHKFKAEAKKTSGALKNFLTSSTESNSSVSSEAWTALINYAELSMQIPK
- the LOC120779435 gene encoding uncharacterized protein LOC120779435 isoform X5, whose product is MNFTIGSGGIGQIKQHQETQKHKFKAEAKKTSGALKNFLTSSTESNSSVSSEGNNIAAVELALTFHTVTQHILQQHGLH
- the LOC120779435 gene encoding uncharacterized protein LOC120779435 isoform X1: MLFFPKMCSSDSDIPATPKKKLMQKYKPEWEKQCTICAVNFTIGSGGIGQIKQHQETQKHKFKAEAKKTSGALKNFLTSSTESNSSVSSEGNNIAAVELALTFHTVTQHILQQHGLH
- the LOC120779435 gene encoding uncharacterized protein LOC120779435 isoform X3; its protein translation is MLFFPKMCSSDSDIPATPKKKCTICAVNFTIGSGGIGQIKQHQETQKHKFKAEAKKTSGALKNFLTSSTESNSSVSSEGNNIAAVELALTFHTVTQHILQQHGLH